A stretch of the Streptomyces venezuelae genome encodes the following:
- a CDS encoding Zn-ribbon domain-containing OB-fold protein codes for MERARTPVVGGWFTESGPDGEFRLLGTRCSACGSVFFPREDTFCRNPGCRGGELAEVPLSKRGRVWSYTDGRYRPPAPYVSDPDVPWEPYTLLAVELAAERMVVLGQAAPGVTVADLAVGMEVEVVPGVLDGDTATEPVRTTWRFRPVGVDG; via the coding sequence TTGGAACGCGCGCGTACACCTGTGGTCGGCGGCTGGTTCACCGAGAGCGGACCGGACGGGGAGTTCCGGCTGCTCGGAACCCGCTGTTCGGCCTGCGGCTCGGTGTTCTTCCCCCGTGAGGACACCTTCTGCCGCAACCCCGGCTGCCGGGGCGGGGAACTGGCCGAGGTGCCCCTGTCCAAGCGGGGCAGGGTCTGGTCCTACACCGACGGGCGGTACCGTCCGCCCGCCCCGTACGTATCCGATCCGGACGTGCCCTGGGAGCCGTACACCCTGCTCGCCGTGGAGCTGGCCGCCGAGCGGATGGTGGTTCTCGGGCAGGCCGCGCCGGGGGTGACGGTTGCCGACCTGGCGGTGGGCATGGAGGTCGAGGTCGTGCCGGGTGTGCTCGACGGGGACACCGCGACCGAGCCGGTCCGGACGACCTGGCGGTTCCGGCCGGTGGGGGTGGACGGATGA
- a CDS encoding DUF962 domain-containing protein, translating to MTFGSYEEFWPYYVAMHARAATRWVHLTGTLTGLAVTVYGLARGRKRYLAALPLIGYGTAWPAHFLIEGNNPATFGHPAWSLRGDARMIRMMLSGRDAELSEIAEKWLSENR from the coding sequence ATGACCTTCGGTTCGTATGAAGAATTCTGGCCCTATTACGTCGCCATGCATGCGCGGGCCGCGACCCGCTGGGTGCATCTGACGGGGACGCTGACCGGGCTCGCCGTCACCGTGTACGGGCTCGCGCGCGGCCGGAAGCGGTATCTCGCGGCGCTCCCGCTGATCGGGTACGGCACGGCCTGGCCTGCGCATTTCCTGATCGAGGGCAATAACCCGGCCACTTTCGGGCATCCCGCCTGGTCGCTGCGCGGGGATGCGCGGATGATCCGGATGATGCTTTCCGGGCGGGATGCGGAGCTGTCGGAGATCGCGGAGAAGTGGCTGTCCGAGAACCGGTGA
- a CDS encoding M15 family metallopeptidase, which yields MKSMFWVSVAMVAMVAAAGPAGVVAAGGPPGERRLPGFASLREVDPTVRQDIRYATDRNFTGAVVPGYEEPLCLLTRPAAEALRRAQRGLLRRGYSLTVYDCYRPQRAVDRFVRWTREPEDPRIRAEFHPRVTKSRLIPDGYIAERSGHSRGSVVDLTLTTLGGRPVDMGTPFDFFDPLSHTDAPAVTGAARANRQLLKAALGEQGWVNLPEEWWHFRLADEPYPDRYFDVPVGSAAVRP from the coding sequence ATGAAGTCGATGTTCTGGGTATCGGTCGCGATGGTGGCGATGGTGGCGGCGGCTGGACCGGCGGGGGTGGTGGCGGCCGGGGGCCCGCCAGGCGAGCGGCGGCTCCCCGGGTTCGCGTCCCTGCGGGAGGTGGATCCGACGGTCCGGCAGGACATCCGCTATGCCACGGACCGCAATTTCACCGGTGCGGTGGTGCCGGGCTACGAGGAGCCGCTCTGCCTGCTGACCCGTCCCGCCGCGGAGGCTCTGCGGCGGGCCCAGCGCGGTCTGCTGCGGCGGGGCTACTCCCTGACCGTGTACGACTGTTACCGGCCGCAGCGGGCGGTGGACCGGTTCGTCCGGTGGACCCGGGAGCCGGAAGACCCGCGGATCCGGGCGGAGTTCCATCCACGGGTAACCAAGTCGCGCCTGATCCCGGACGGTTATATCGCCGAGCGGTCCGGGCACAGCCGTGGCAGCGTCGTCGATCTGACCCTGACCACCCTGGGCGGGCGGCCGGTGGACATGGGGACCCCTTTCGATTTCTTCGATCCGCTGTCGCACACCGACGCTCCCGCGGTCACCGGGGCGGCCCGCGCGAACCGGCAGCTGCTGAAGGCGGCGCTGGGCGAGCAGGGGTGGGTGAACCTGCCGGAGGAGTGGTGGCATTTCCGGCTGGCGGACGAGCCGTATCCGGACCGGTACTTCGACGTCCCGGTCGGTTCCGCTGCGGTCCGGCCGTGA
- a CDS encoding NUDIX domain-containing protein, giving the protein MSTPAKDSHCSACGTPYTTGDWPRTCAACGTAVYRNPLPVAVTLLPVRDEDGTGLVVITRTIEPALGGVALPGGFIDFGEDWRDAVVRELREETGIPAEASEVVLADALSSPAGHLLLFGLLPPRPAAALPPSVPTDETTGWHLLRSPAELAFPLHTRAARSWFEGRYA; this is encoded by the coding sequence ATGTCCACACCGGCGAAGGACTCGCACTGCTCCGCCTGCGGAACCCCGTACACCACCGGGGACTGGCCCCGTACCTGTGCCGCCTGCGGCACCGCCGTCTACCGCAACCCCCTCCCCGTCGCCGTCACCCTCCTCCCGGTCCGGGACGAGGACGGCACCGGCCTGGTGGTCATCACCCGCACCATCGAACCCGCCCTCGGCGGCGTCGCCCTCCCCGGCGGGTTCATCGACTTCGGCGAGGACTGGCGGGACGCCGTGGTCCGCGAACTCCGCGAGGAGACCGGCATCCCGGCCGAGGCCTCCGAGGTCGTCCTCGCCGACGCCCTCAGCTCCCCGGCCGGCCACCTCCTCCTCTTCGGCCTCCTCCCGCCCCGCCCCGCCGCCGCCCTGCCGCCCTCCGTCCCCACCGACGAGACCACGGGCTGGCACCTCCTGCGGAGCCCTGCGGAACTCGCCTTCCCGCTCCACACCCGGGCGGCCCGCTCCTGGTTCGAGGGCCGGTACGCCTGA
- a CDS encoding GNAT family N-acetyltransferase — MTDDHDVEGPAVVRLAEYTKADLAEILGEGDDPFGVAHTGLTWLPKNVHFGIRRAGRLVAHTGLLRLPVSVGGVESEVMGVGGVAVAPDQRGQGLARLVVAGALDHARTMGPRQGLLFCRPPLVSLYQRLGWRLLAGDVQVEQPAGPVLMPLRTMWTPLHEGAGWPAGPVRLLSLPM, encoded by the coding sequence ATGACTGATGATCACGATGTCGAGGGTCCGGCCGTGGTGCGCCTCGCGGAGTACACGAAGGCGGACCTGGCGGAGATCCTGGGCGAGGGCGACGATCCGTTCGGGGTGGCGCACACCGGTCTGACCTGGCTGCCGAAGAACGTGCACTTCGGCATCCGGCGGGCGGGACGGCTGGTGGCGCACACGGGCCTGCTGCGGCTGCCGGTGTCGGTGGGCGGGGTCGAGTCCGAGGTCATGGGCGTGGGCGGCGTGGCCGTGGCACCGGACCAGCGCGGACAGGGACTGGCCCGGCTGGTCGTGGCGGGGGCGCTGGACCACGCCCGGACCATGGGCCCGCGGCAGGGGCTGCTCTTCTGCCGGCCGCCGCTGGTGTCGCTCTACCAACGCCTCGGGTGGCGGCTCCTCGCCGGGGACGTTCAGGTCGAACAGCCCGCCGGTCCGGTGCTGATGCCGCTGCGGACGATGTGGACGCCGCTGCACGAGGGGGCCGGCTGGCCGGCCGGTCCGGTGCGGCTGCTCTCGCTGCCGATGTGA
- a CDS encoding glycoside hydrolase family 31 protein — protein sequence MNGRGRDLVRALKDLGTARGRAAWLSAVRHWRADAAALPPRGPERARVPGLLTGADPRPGGGVLRFARSELLVRVTVGGAVFWGWDGAEPTPSYAVLGSGPEPDGRVVLEPDTGGGWRVVSERVTVAVSRHGAVEVRTPGGTVLRRELPPRWWEPVASAAAAGDAGADGEAAAGREGRWLQRSEVPADARFFGLGGRASGPRLRDGVYRLWNSDPRGGFGPGDDPLYITMPVQLVVADAATHLVFYDDPWDGRVTLREGEEGAGSGPDRPGVSELRMEGGPLRCWVLVGTPARVLQGWSGLTGGAAVPPEWALGHQHARWGFGTAAEVRRVVAGYRVRGLPLSAVHLDIDHYDGHRVFTVDREAFPDLPGLARELAADGTRLVSIVDPAVKVEPGVVGSVYESGRAVGAAGAFVRDAAGREVHGEVWPGRCGYPDFTDPAVRQWWGGLYEERLKNGFAGFWHDMNEPVSFAPFGDSTLPKSARHVLDGAGGDHRAAHNVYALGMARAGWEGLVQLRPEERPFLFSRSGWAGMQRYGGTWSGDVESSWEGLRASLALVLGLGLCGVPYSGPDVGGFGGSPSPELYARWFQLGSWLPLFRTHAAIWAGRREPWEFGPEVLAAAGAALAERERLRPYFLALAHLARRTGAPYVRPLWWGAPEDRALRDCEDAFLLGDALLVAPVLECGADRRAVRLPRGRWYDTATGRAYEGPGQVLLDAPLGRIPVLARAGAVIPVREGLEVWAPARGRTGGGVRVVRDGGGGELERFVSRWRADEVVLEREDGRPVGSDGGEAVVVRGER from the coding sequence ATGAACGGTCGAGGTCGTGATCTGGTACGGGCGTTGAAGGATCTCGGTACGGCGCGGGGCAGGGCTGCCTGGCTCTCCGCGGTGCGCCACTGGCGGGCGGACGCGGCTGCGCTGCCGCCGCGGGGGCCGGAGCGGGCCCGGGTGCCGGGGCTGCTGACGGGGGCGGACCCGCGGCCGGGCGGGGGTGTGCTGCGGTTCGCGCGGTCGGAGCTGCTGGTGCGGGTGACGGTGGGCGGGGCGGTGTTCTGGGGCTGGGACGGGGCGGAGCCGACGCCTTCGTACGCGGTGCTGGGCTCCGGGCCGGAGCCGGACGGGCGGGTGGTGCTGGAGCCGGACACCGGGGGCGGCTGGCGGGTGGTGTCGGAGCGGGTGACGGTGGCGGTGTCGCGGCACGGGGCGGTGGAGGTGCGGACTCCGGGCGGGACGGTGCTGCGGCGGGAGCTGCCGCCGCGGTGGTGGGAGCCGGTGGCGTCTGCGGCGGCGGCCGGGGACGCCGGAGCCGACGGCGAGGCCGCGGCGGGGCGGGAGGGGCGCTGGTTGCAGCGGTCCGAGGTGCCGGCGGATGCGCGCTTCTTCGGTCTGGGGGGCCGGGCTTCCGGACCGCGGCTCCGGGACGGGGTGTACCGGCTGTGGAACTCGGATCCGCGGGGCGGGTTCGGGCCGGGCGACGACCCGCTCTACATCACCATGCCGGTGCAGCTGGTGGTCGCGGACGCGGCCACCCACCTGGTGTTCTACGACGACCCGTGGGACGGCCGGGTCACCTTGCGCGAAGGCGAGGAGGGTGCGGGTTCCGGCCCGGACCGGCCCGGGGTGAGCGAGCTGCGGATGGAGGGCGGGCCACTGCGGTGCTGGGTGCTGGTGGGGACCCCGGCCCGGGTGCTGCAGGGCTGGTCGGGGCTGACGGGCGGGGCGGCGGTGCCGCCGGAGTGGGCGCTGGGCCACCAGCACGCGCGGTGGGGTTTCGGGACCGCGGCGGAGGTCCGGCGGGTGGTGGCGGGGTACCGCGTGCGGGGGTTGCCGCTGTCCGCGGTCCATCTGGACATCGACCACTACGACGGGCACCGGGTGTTCACCGTGGACCGGGAGGCGTTCCCGGATCTGCCGGGCCTGGCCCGGGAGTTGGCGGCGGACGGGACCCGGCTGGTGTCGATCGTGGATCCGGCGGTGAAGGTGGAGCCGGGGGTGGTGGGCTCGGTGTACGAGTCGGGGCGGGCGGTGGGAGCGGCGGGTGCATTCGTCCGGGACGCGGCCGGCCGGGAGGTGCACGGGGAGGTGTGGCCCGGGCGGTGCGGGTATCCGGACTTCACCGATCCGGCGGTGCGCCAGTGGTGGGGCGGGCTGTACGAGGAGCGGTTGAAGAACGGCTTCGCCGGGTTCTGGCACGACATGAACGAGCCGGTGTCCTTTGCGCCGTTCGGGGACTCGACCCTGCCGAAGTCGGCCCGGCATGTGCTGGACGGGGCCGGCGGCGACCACCGGGCCGCGCACAACGTGTACGCGCTGGGCATGGCCCGGGCCGGGTGGGAGGGCCTGGTGCAGTTGCGGCCGGAGGAGCGGCCGTTCCTGTTCTCCCGGTCGGGGTGGGCGGGGATGCAGCGGTACGGGGGAACCTGGTCCGGGGACGTGGAGAGCAGCTGGGAGGGGCTGCGGGCCTCGCTGGCGCTGGTGCTGGGGCTGGGGCTGTGCGGGGTGCCGTACTCGGGGCCGGACGTGGGGGGCTTCGGCGGTTCGCCGAGTCCGGAGCTGTATGCCCGGTGGTTCCAGCTGGGGTCCTGGCTGCCGTTGTTCCGTACCCATGCGGCGATCTGGGCGGGGCGCCGGGAACCGTGGGAGTTCGGCCCGGAGGTGCTGGCCGCGGCCGGGGCGGCGCTGGCGGAGCGGGAGCGGCTGCGCCCGTATTTCCTGGCGCTGGCACATCTGGCGCGGCGGACGGGTGCCCCGTACGTACGGCCGTTGTGGTGGGGTGCGCCGGAGGACCGGGCGCTGCGGGACTGCGAGGACGCGTTCCTGCTGGGGGACGCCCTGCTGGTGGCGCCGGTGCTGGAGTGCGGGGCGGACCGGCGGGCGGTGCGGCTGCCGCGCGGCCGGTGGTACGACACGGCGACCGGACGGGCGTACGAGGGGCCGGGGCAGGTGCTGCTGGACGCTCCGCTGGGCCGGATTCCGGTGCTGGCACGGGCCGGTGCGGTGATTCCGGTCCGGGAGGGGCTGGAGGTGTGGGCTCCGGCCCGGGGGCGGACGGGCGGCGGGGTACGGGTGGTACGGGACGGGGGCGGCGGGGAACTGGAGCGTTTCGTGTCGCGCTGGCGGGCGGACGAGGTGGTGCTCGAACGGGAGGACGGCCGGCCGGTCGGGTCCGACGGGGGCGAGGCGGTGGTCGTCCGGGGCGAGCGGTGA
- a CDS encoding acetoacetate--CoA ligase, with the protein MTAASSSAPLWTPGPDRIAAARITAFQAWAAEHHGAPADGGYAALHRWSVDELPAFWQAVAEWFDVRFATPPTEVLADRSMPGARWFPGATLNYAAHALRAAEDPARAGDPALLHVDETHEPTPVTWGELRRQVGSLAAELRALGVRPGDRVSGYLPNIPESVVALLATAAVGGVWTSCAPDFGARSVLDRFQQVEPVVLFTVDGYRYGGKEHDRRDTVAELRRELPSLRAVVHIPLLGTPAPDGALDWAALTAADTEPVFEQVPFDHPLWVLYSSGTTGLPKAIVQSQGGILLEHLKQLGLHCDLGPEDRFFWYTSTGWMMWNFLVSGLLTGTTVVLYDGSPGYPDTGAQWRIAERTRATLYGTSAAYVMACKKAEVHPGRDFDLSAVKCVATTGSPLPPDGFRWLHDEVAEDLWIASVSGGTDVCSCFAGAVPTLPVHIGELQAACLGTDLQSWDPSGKPLIGEVGELIVTNPMPSMPIRFWNDPDGSRYRDSYFEMFPGAWRHGDWITITDHGSVIIHGRSDSTLNRQGVRMGSADIYEAVERLPEIKESLVIGVEEADGGYWMPLFVHLAPGATLDDALRNRIKRTIRTELSPRHVPDEIIEVPAVPHTLTGKRIEVPVKRLLQGTPLDKAVNPGSVDNLELLHFYAELARTRRP; encoded by the coding sequence ATGACCGCAGCCAGTTCGTCCGCCCCGCTCTGGACCCCGGGCCCCGACCGGATCGCCGCCGCCCGGATCACCGCCTTCCAGGCCTGGGCGGCCGAGCACCACGGAGCCCCGGCGGACGGTGGCTACGCCGCCCTGCACCGCTGGTCCGTCGACGAACTCCCGGCCTTCTGGCAGGCCGTCGCCGAGTGGTTCGACGTACGCTTCGCCACCCCGCCCACCGAGGTCCTCGCCGACCGCTCCATGCCCGGCGCCCGCTGGTTCCCGGGAGCCACCCTCAACTACGCCGCACACGCCCTGCGCGCCGCCGAGGACCCGGCCCGGGCCGGTGACCCGGCCCTGCTGCACGTGGACGAGACCCACGAGCCCACCCCCGTCACCTGGGGCGAGCTCCGGCGCCAGGTCGGCTCGCTCGCCGCCGAACTCCGCGCGCTCGGCGTCCGCCCCGGCGACCGGGTCAGCGGCTACCTGCCCAACATCCCCGAATCCGTCGTGGCCCTGCTCGCCACCGCCGCCGTGGGCGGGGTCTGGACCTCCTGCGCCCCCGACTTCGGGGCCCGCAGTGTCCTCGACCGTTTCCAGCAGGTCGAACCGGTGGTCCTGTTCACGGTCGACGGCTACCGCTACGGGGGCAAGGAGCACGACCGCCGCGACACCGTGGCCGAGCTCCGCCGTGAGCTCCCCTCACTCCGCGCCGTCGTCCACATCCCGCTGCTGGGCACCCCCGCCCCCGACGGCGCCCTCGACTGGGCCGCCCTCACCGCCGCCGACACCGAGCCCGTCTTCGAGCAGGTCCCCTTCGACCACCCGCTGTGGGTGCTGTACTCCTCCGGTACGACCGGCCTGCCCAAGGCCATCGTCCAGTCCCAGGGCGGCATCCTCCTCGAACACCTCAAGCAGCTGGGCCTGCACTGCGACCTCGGCCCGGAGGACCGGTTCTTCTGGTACACCTCCACCGGCTGGATGATGTGGAACTTCCTCGTCTCCGGCCTGCTCACCGGCACCACCGTGGTCCTCTACGACGGCAGCCCCGGTTACCCCGACACCGGCGCCCAGTGGCGGATCGCCGAACGCACCCGGGCCACCCTCTACGGCACCTCCGCCGCCTATGTGATGGCCTGCAAGAAGGCGGAGGTCCACCCGGGCCGCGACTTCGACCTCTCCGCCGTGAAGTGCGTGGCCACCACCGGCTCCCCGCTCCCGCCCGACGGCTTCCGCTGGCTGCACGACGAGGTGGCCGAGGACCTGTGGATCGCCTCCGTCAGCGGCGGCACGGACGTCTGCAGCTGCTTCGCCGGTGCCGTCCCCACCCTTCCGGTGCACATCGGCGAACTCCAGGCCGCCTGCCTCGGGACCGACCTCCAGTCCTGGGACCCGTCCGGCAAGCCCCTGATCGGCGAGGTCGGCGAGCTGATCGTCACCAACCCGATGCCCTCCATGCCGATCCGGTTCTGGAACGACCCCGACGGCAGCCGCTACCGCGACAGCTACTTCGAGATGTTCCCGGGCGCCTGGCGGCACGGGGACTGGATCACCATCACCGACCACGGCTCCGTGATCATCCACGGCCGCTCCGACTCCACCCTCAACCGGCAGGGCGTCCGGATGGGCTCCGCCGACATCTACGAGGCGGTGGAACGCCTCCCCGAGATCAAGGAGTCCCTGGTCATCGGAGTGGAGGAGGCAGACGGCGGGTACTGGATGCCGCTCTTCGTCCACCTCGCCCCCGGAGCCACCCTGGACGACGCCCTGCGCAACCGGATCAAGCGGACCATCCGCACCGAACTCTCCCCGCGCCATGTCCCGGACGAGATCATCGAGGTCCCGGCGGTCCCGCACACTCTGACCGGCAAGCGCATCGAGGTTCCGGTCAAGCGCCTCCTCCAGGGAACCCCGCTGGACAAGGCGGTGAACCCGGGCTCGGTCGACAACCTCGAGCTCCTCCACTTCTACGCCGAACTGGCGCGCACCCGCCGCCCCTGA
- the ptsP gene encoding phosphoenolpyruvate--protein phosphotransferase, producing METTLRGVGVSHGVAIGEVRHMGTAVLEPPAKQIAAEEAEREQGRARKAVSAVAADLVARGQLAGGEAQHVLEAQAMIAEDPELMADVDRRIAVGSTAERGVYDAFASYRELLAGAGEYMAGRVADLDDVRNRIVARLLGVPMPGVPDSDEPYVLIARDLAPADTALLDPALVLGFVTEEGGPTSHSAILARALGVPAVVALPGAGELAEGTVIAVDGSTGEIFVEPSAEKKAELTAAAAERKAALAASSGPGATSDGHKVPLLANVGGPADVPAAVEAGAEGVGLFRTEFLFLDDSKKAPSEEKQVESYRKVLEAFPEGRVVVRVLDAGADKPLDFLTPADEPNPALGVRGLRSLLDHPEVLRTQLTALAKAAEGLPVYLEVMAPMVADRVDAKAFADACREAGLRAKFGAMVEIPSAALRARSILQEVEFLSLGTNDLAQYAFAADRQVGAVSRLQDPWQPALLDLIAMSAEAARAEGKSCGVCGEAASDPLLACVLTGLGVTSLSMGAASIPYVRATLAKHTLAQCERAAAAARAADSAEEARIAAQAVLSGE from the coding sequence ATGGAGACAACGCTGCGAGGCGTCGGCGTGAGCCACGGTGTGGCGATCGGTGAGGTTCGGCATATGGGGACGGCCGTTCTCGAACCGCCGGCCAAGCAGATCGCCGCGGAGGAGGCGGAGCGCGAACAGGGGCGCGCCCGCAAGGCCGTGAGCGCTGTGGCCGCCGACCTGGTCGCGCGCGGGCAGCTGGCCGGTGGCGAGGCCCAGCATGTACTCGAAGCCCAGGCCATGATCGCCGAGGATCCCGAGCTCATGGCCGACGTCGACCGGCGGATCGCCGTCGGCAGCACGGCCGAGCGGGGCGTGTACGACGCGTTCGCCTCGTACCGCGAGCTGCTCGCCGGGGCCGGCGAGTACATGGCCGGCCGGGTGGCCGACCTGGACGACGTGCGGAACCGGATCGTGGCGCGGCTGCTGGGTGTGCCGATGCCGGGCGTGCCGGACAGTGACGAGCCGTACGTGCTGATCGCGCGGGATCTGGCTCCTGCCGACACCGCGCTGCTGGACCCGGCGCTGGTGCTCGGTTTCGTCACCGAGGAGGGCGGGCCGACCAGTCACAGCGCGATCCTCGCGCGGGCGCTGGGTGTGCCGGCCGTGGTGGCGCTGCCCGGTGCGGGTGAGCTGGCCGAGGGTACGGTCATCGCCGTGGACGGCTCCACCGGTGAGATCTTCGTCGAGCCGAGTGCCGAGAAGAAGGCGGAGCTGACTGCTGCGGCTGCGGAGCGGAAGGCCGCTCTGGCCGCCTCCTCCGGTCCGGGTGCCACCTCCGACGGGCACAAGGTGCCGCTGCTCGCCAATGTCGGCGGGCCGGCGGACGTGCCGGCGGCCGTGGAGGCGGGGGCCGAGGGTGTGGGCCTGTTCCGTACCGAGTTCCTGTTCCTGGACGACAGCAAGAAGGCGCCGTCCGAGGAGAAGCAGGTCGAGTCGTACCGCAAGGTGTTGGAGGCCTTCCCGGAGGGCCGGGTCGTGGTGCGGGTGCTGGACGCCGGTGCCGACAAGCCGCTGGACTTCCTGACCCCGGCCGACGAGCCGAACCCGGCGCTGGGCGTGCGGGGTCTGCGGTCGCTGCTGGACCACCCGGAGGTGCTGCGGACGCAGCTGACCGCGCTGGCCAAGGCGGCCGAGGGGCTGCCGGTCTATCTCGAGGTCATGGCGCCGATGGTGGCCGACCGGGTCGATGCCAAGGCGTTCGCGGATGCCTGCCGCGAGGCCGGGCTGCGGGCGAAGTTCGGCGCGATGGTGGAGATCCCGTCCGCCGCGCTGCGGGCCCGCTCGATCCTGCAGGAGGTCGAGTTCCTGTCGCTCGGTACCAATGACCTGGCTCAGTACGCGTTCGCCGCGGACCGTCAGGTGGGTGCGGTGTCGCGGCTGCAGGACCCGTGGCAGCCCGCGCTGCTCGACCTGATCGCCATGTCCGCCGAGGCGGCCAGGGCTGAGGGCAAGAGCTGTGGTGTCTGTGGCGAGGCTGCCTCGGATCCACTGCTGGCCTGTGTGCTGACCGGTCTGGGTGTCACCTCTCTCTCGATGGGTGCCGCGTCGATTCCCTACGTCCGGGCGACGCTCGCCAAGCACACGCTCGCCCAGTGCGAGCGGGCCGCTGCCGCGGCGCGGGCGGCGGACAGCGCCGAGGAGGCGCGGATCGCCGCGCAGGCGGTGCTGTCCGGCGAGTAG
- a CDS encoding PTS glucose transporter subunit IIA: protein MTSVTSPLAGRAIGLAAVPDPVFSGAMVGPGTAIDPAREPSEAVSPVDGVVVSLHPHAYVVVDAEGHGVLTHLGIDTVQLNGEGFELLVAKGDTVTRGQAMVKWNPAAVEAAGKSPVCPVVALEATADALSGVREADEVKAGDVLFHWA from the coding sequence ATGACCAGCGTGACGTCCCCACTCGCCGGGCGCGCCATCGGACTCGCGGCAGTGCCGGATCCGGTGTTCTCCGGCGCCATGGTGGGACCGGGCACCGCCATCGACCCCGCGCGTGAGCCCTCGGAGGCGGTGTCCCCCGTTGACGGGGTGGTCGTCTCCCTTCACCCGCATGCGTACGTCGTCGTCGACGCCGAGGGCCATGGTGTGCTCACCCACCTCGGGATCGACACGGTCCAGCTCAACGGCGAGGGCTTCGAGCTGCTCGTCGCCAAGGGCGACACCGTGACCCGTGGTCAGGCGATGGTGAAGTGGAACCCCGCGGCCGTGGAGGCTGCCGGCAAGTCCCCCGTCTGTCCCGTCGTGGCCCTGGAGGCAACCGCCGACGCGCTCTCCGGCGTCCGGGAGGCGGACGAGGTCAAGGCCGGCGACGTCCTGTTCCACTGGGCGTGA
- a CDS encoding CDP-alcohol phosphatidyltransferase family protein, protein MEVQETRVQTDRIFTIPNILSMARLAGVPLFLWLILAEHDGWALLVLMLSGVSDYLDGKLARKWNQISNLGRLLDPAADRLYILSTLFGLTWREILPLWLTAALLAREVMLAVMVLILRRHGYPPPQVNFLGKAATFNLMYAFPLLLLSDGSGWLPWLASVFGWAFAGWGTTLYWWAGILYVVQVRRLVKADTAD, encoded by the coding sequence GTGGAGGTCCAGGAGACTCGGGTTCAGACGGACCGAATTTTCACCATTCCGAACATCCTGAGCATGGCGCGCCTCGCCGGCGTTCCCCTGTTCCTCTGGCTGATCCTGGCGGAGCACGACGGTTGGGCCCTGCTCGTGCTCATGCTGAGCGGCGTCAGTGACTACCTCGATGGAAAGCTCGCGAGGAAGTGGAACCAGATCAGCAACCTCGGCCGGCTGCTCGACCCGGCCGCGGACCGGCTGTACATCCTGTCCACGCTCTTCGGGCTCACCTGGCGTGAGATCCTGCCGCTCTGGCTGACCGCGGCACTTCTGGCACGCGAAGTCATGCTGGCCGTCATGGTGCTGATCCTGCGTCGGCACGGCTATCCGCCGCCGCAGGTGAACTTCCTCGGCAAGGCGGCAACGTTCAACCTGATGTACGCCTTCCCGTTGCTTCTCCTCAGTGACGGCTCCGGATGGCTCCCCTGGCTTGCATCTGTTTTCGGATGGGCGTTCGCTGGATGGGGTACAACCCTCTACTGGTGGGCAGGAATCCTTTACGTGGTTCAGGTCCGTCGGCTCGTGAAGGCGGACACCGCCGATTGA